CCACCTGTGGCTCATGAGGATTAATGTCTCCCTGCCATGCCTGCACAGCATCCTTCCTGCATCTGATCAGTGTTATGCCAAGCTCTGCCCATAGTGCTGGACAATACAGACTCCCGAGAGAGGTGGTGGGAGGAGGAATGAGGGAGTTGGGTCTGGGTGGGCAGAGGAGTCTTCTGTTTCCTTGCAGGAATGGATTGACCACAAGCTCTCCTGGAATCCAGAGGAGTACGGCGGGATCACTGCCATCCGTGTCCCCTCTGAGTCTCTGTGGCTTCCTgacattgttttgtttgaaaagtgAGTAGCGTGCTGCTTGCTCCAGGCTTAGGCTAGAGCATGGGCAAGGCTTGTCAGCTACCATGGAGCTTGCATGTGCTGTTATAAAGATGGTTCTTTATACGCATGTTGGCTTTCCTTGCGTGGAGCTGTGAGGAGGTAGGACTGGGGCAAACACAGTCCTGAACTTGGTGCTGTTTCTTCCTATCCACCTCCCCAGTGCTGACGGGCGTTTTGAAGGCTCCCTGATGACCAAAGCCATAGTGAAGTACAACGGAGTGGTGACCTGGACACCCCCAGCCAGTTACAAGAGCTCCTGCACAATGGATGTGACCTTCTTCCCCTTCGACAGGCAGAACTGCTCCATGAAGTTTGGGTCCTGGACGTACGATGGCAGCATGGTGGACTTGATTCTAGTGGACGAAAATGTAGACAGGAAAGACTTCTTTGATAATGGGGAGTGGGAGATCTTAAATGCCAAAGGTATGAAAGGCAACAGGAAGGATGGGCTGTACTCCTACCCGTTTGTCACTTACTCCTTTGTGCTGAGACGCCTTCCACTCTTTTACACTCTTTTCTTGATAATCCCTTGCCTGGGGCTGTCTTTTCTAACTGTCCTGGTGTTTTACCTGCCTTCAGATGAAGGAGAAAAGCTTTCCTTGTCTACTTCAGTTCTGGTCTCcctcactgtttttcttttagtgatTGAGGAAATAATCCCTTCTTCCTCCAAAGTCATCCCTCTGATTGGTGAGTATCTGCTCTTCATCATGATTTTTGTCACTCTCTCCATCATTGTCACCGTCTTTGTTATCAACGTCCACCACCGCTCCTCGGCGACCTACCACCCCATGGCTCCCTGGGTTAAAAGGCTCTTCCTCCAGAAGCTGCCTCGGCTGCTCTGCATGAAGGGCCACGTGGATCGTTACTCCTTCTCGGACACCGAGGAGAAGGAAGCCACCTTGAAATCAAAGCTGCCGGGGAAGCAGAAACACAGGCAAGcaaaagatggagagaagaTGGTTATTGCCTTTCTGGAGAAGGCAGCCGATTCCATTCGGTACATTTCCAGGCACGTTAAAAAGGAGCACTTCATCAGGCAGGTAGGTGAAGGGAGGGCAACGAGGGGTCACAGCTCCCTTGACAGCAGTGACTTCCAaggccttttcttttctgcatgccTTTCTGCTTGCCTCTTTCTCCTGCATTCGTCTGAGGCACGTCCTGGGAGCTTTCCCACGTCGTTTCTGGGGAAATATATTGCTTTGAAGAGACCTGTTTGTTGCTGTGGGAATCCTTGCTTTTCCCAGACACGAGGCCACAGCAACCTGTCCTGGAAGGattcctgtctgttttttttctgaaaaatgcgTGCATGAACATTGCACCTCATGCAAGTGTAGGACATCCAAGCACTGCACCCAGTGGCATATGAACAGAGAACAACTCCTGTTAGCACCCTCCTAGCAAAAGCCTGGGCTTTGTTCAAACAGTATTGATGACTTCAGCAGGGAGATTAACAGTTAATCAAACATGCAATGTGAGTGTATCTTGTCCATGACCGACGTCTTCTCTTTGAGgcttaaatcattaaaaaaaaaaacaaaccaaaacaaccctCCCCTGAATTGCTTTTATAAATAGCTCTTCCATTTATGTGGGGTTGTGCCAGTACTCACAATGCAGAATCTCCCTCCTGAATGCACGCAGCCTGAGCCAGCAGAGCACTTAAGCAAACACAAGCCAACGGGACCACTTGTCCTGGAAGCAACATCCGAATCAAAGTGCTTTGCTACAGCCAAGTCCTTGCTCGCCAAGGGAAATGCAGTTCTGTTAAAAGAAACCTAATTCATTATAAAGCCATCTTCAAGCTTGAGCCTGTAAGCTTTTATCTGTGCACTTAGCTAAAAGCTTTTGCACAGCCTGAAAGAAGTCTGATTATTGTGTGCTAATACTACAGAAATGCTTTGGTGTTTGAGTGGCTGGCAGGTATGGGTAATGAAAAGGAGATCCATGTTGCCTTCAGGCTATGGAGCACCACaaaattctggttttaaaagCCAGATTTTTGGAACTGAAATACATGTAGCAGTAACAACAAAGTACCACGCtcattgctgtttctgtttcttctccctctctcctccacAGGTTGTCCAGGACTGGAAATTTGTAGCTCAAGTCCTAGATCGGATCTTCCTGTGGTTGTTTCTGGTGGCGTCAGTGACAGGTTCAGTTCTCATCTTTACCCCTGCGTTACAGATGTGGCTGAACAACACTCTGTAGAAAATGCTCCCACACTAGCATACCGGCACAATGCCACGGGATGGTGGTGCCTTTGGGCTTGGTCTCTGGTGTAGAGGATTGGTCTCTGGGAAGCAAAGGCAAGACAGAGAGAAGGTGATGGTAACGGGCACTGACTGATGCTTTCTATCTTCATGCAGCTGTAATGGCTACAGTCTTGGCTGAGATCAGAGAAGGGCTTGGTGAGCAGCTGGGTACTAAAGTGAATCGGTGTTGCAGAACTGGGTTATAAGCATTTTAGTAGTAGCTTGGTTATGTTATAATCATGAGCCAAGAATATTAGTTAGAATTGAAAATAGTGCTTCTGGCACAACTATACTTCACAGGCAGTTGTTCCAGTTAAAATATGACTTCATAAAATTATTGTAGGAACACTAGTCAGTACTCAGTCTATCTACATTTCCAAGTTAAAACCACAAAGTCCCTACGGATTGCCTCCTGTACATGTTGGAAGTGGCAATCACAAAGCATGTGTATTAGAAAAACTATAAATACCTTTTAGATGGGATATTCAAGACCTTGACACTGTGGCCCTACCTTGCTTCAGGATCAGCTCAACCCTGGGAAAACTTAGAGCTCTGACCACTTGCCACCAGCCTTTATATCATGCACACTTTGTCTCTCCTCTTGGCCGTAAGGAATTTAAGCATTAAGTTTAAGTATTCACATTTTTTCCGATGCTCTCTAATATTCCAAAAGGCTGAACAAGTAATGATTTTCCCCATGCTTCACATTTGGAAACTATGATTCCTGCACCTGCAGGTTCACAGGACTGGAAGTGGCAGATCATCAGAAGCATACCACATAGAGAAAAGTGACCGTGCTACTCCACATGGCAACAGTGATCTTCCTAAATAATTTTGTTGGAGAGGATCTTTGTCACTGCATGATCATTTGTGGCAAATGAAGCTTGTGGCTGGTGCAGAAGCGGAATTTCTCCTGagagctgtggggtggggagggtaCCAGAAAGGTACATCTTTGGGTGTTGGCTTGTCCATGTTTCTCAGCCGGTTCAGAATTTCATTCCTCTGAAGCATTTAAAAGGGATTCTTCTGCTTTATTAGAAACAGCTCTCTAAAGTGTAAATAAGACATGACAGAAAACGTACATGTGAGGCTCTCACCACTTTCTctggggcagagctgtgccatCGTAGAGTCCTTTAGAAAATCCCTCTCAGAACTTGCAGGTGTTTTCAAGGCTAACAAGGGGTTTGGAGATTTGTTTCTCAAGAATATGAATGTGAGTCTTGCTAAAGCTTTAGCTGGCCCTGAAACTTTCTCTCTAAGGGGGGAGGTTAGAAGGTGCTAAAAATATACAAGGATATTCTCGTGCTTGGATTACATGTGCTCACCAGACCTCTGTGAGCTCAAATCATCCCAGCTTGTTTTGTCACTGCAGAAAGCCTTGATTACATGTGCAAACATCATTAATAAAGCTGTGTTCAGTAAATGATTCCTGGGGTGAGAATGCTTATATATTGATGCTGATCTTTCTTAttccttgttgttgttgtttttgttgctagTTCTAGTTTTCAGCCCACTTCAGAAAAGCCTTGTCTCAAATCTATTCCAATACGGGATTTTGCATGTTCTTGAAAAGTACTTGTGAATtttacttgtgtgtgtgtttgagggGGAAGCATTCAGAGTTGATTATTACATTGCAAGAACCTAGGACAAACCCATTTGGTTTAGCATATGCAGAGAGATGTCTTAATGTGGACACTGGCATAAAAATCTTACACATTGGGTTTATTAGCAGGTGCTCTTCTCTCCTTGCATTGTTCAGGTTGGTTTGTTCCCCTGGCCAGTACTGGGAAATACCcattggaaagctgccaggaaactcttctttcctgtatttataGATTCCTGCCGTCAGTTAATGACGGGTTTCCCTCTGATTATTGCCACCAAGGGGTTGCCTGTTGGCCATGGCATCCTTTCCTGGACAGGAGCTTGTCCTCTGGTCCTCCTAGCATGCCCCTGGGACTGCTACGTTTGTAGCTCCACTGTTCATTATTCCTCGTGCTGATTGTTTCTGAGCTTCCCtgaatctttttctctctggcCCACAAATGCATTCAGTGTGTCCCACTAAAAATACAACCAGGGAGGACATTCGGGCAGGCAGGAACCTCTGACGGGTTCCCTccttctgctccctgtgctcctgcctgtgcaTGACAACATTCCAAATTTAAAaccttaaaagcaaaaccaacccTCTGCCTTATCACTGCCTCAAAGTGTGACATCTGGATACACAGAAGGTGATTTGTGGGGACTCAGCACTGCTTTCAAAGTGCTTTTCACAGTGCTTTCAAAGGCAAATTCCCAGATGTGAGCACTGTCAGGTGCGAGAaatgaagttgtgtttttgcagtggaaaattccactaatCTTGCATATTCAGAAGTGGTTGTGTGGGCATAGCAGTGGCATTTCAGTGGGgagtatgttaagcagataaggAGAAGGTCCCACTGCCCCAGAATAAGGAGGacagctaagaaaaacaagacaagcagtgcaaaatcagtaaaaaacaaacaaacaaaaaaatcacaggccTTCTGGTcatgagagaagaaaggaaaaaaaaaaaaaaaaaaggaaaaggagaaattaaagattggtcaaataaaattgtacatagATGGTGTAGTAATAAGCATTGAGTAGTTTGTGAATGTGTAGTACTCAGCTGATGAGGCAACGGGAGGAGTCAGGTGTGTTAGGGGGACTCCTAACAGGGGATGAGGAGCTGAGCGATTATGCCTTGACCGAAAGGCAGGGATTTCACTAAGGTCAGCTTGCTGGCCATGGGGTGCGAGCTGCCATGCCTGAGACATCAATGCAGTTCACCTTCACACATCTTATTTTAATTGCCTGTATGGTCATAGGTTGCAGCAGCGAATGCTGGAAGGCAGATGTCTTTCCTGCAGGAAAGAAGCTTTCATGCTCAGAATGCAGCTTTCCTCTTCAAAgtccctttctttccccttctccccttgcTGATTCTCCCCTTGATCAGTACAGCAAAGCATTTGGTAGCACATCTAAACACATTGTACAGAAgtgggctttaaaaaaaaacaaacaaatttttcaTGAGAGCGTGTTCCAGGAGTGATATGTAAATGACTGGCCAATAAAATAAAGTGTGGTTGTTCATACACCTGTCAGCCACTACATAATTGTGCAACATGCAGCGggttcacagaaaaaaaaataaaatgtttttcttctagaaaaaagTGACCTGGCGTATTTCAAATATTGGACTGAGACAGTTATATTCCTGTCATTGCACCATTACCTCCACCGTGCATTTCAGTCCCATTGACTTGGATGGGAATGGTGCCTCTTAGAGAAGAATCCTCCTGTGCACAACCAGCAGGGATCAAAACAGAGAAGGGACCCAAGGGTAAATTATCCACGTAATTTAGGAACCACATCAGGTGCACAGCTATGCAGTGCTTCAGGATGAAGCGCACTGTGACTGGTACCTGGTTACACAGGAGAAACCCCAGCCCCAGAGAAGTGTCCCTGGAGCTGCAAAACAGGATCACCCACACGAGACTGACCCGTGAGGAGCTGGCAAAGGGAAATCTGCTGCAGAGCCACTTGGACCAAATTGCCTATTTTTGCACAGGTCTCATGACAGCCAACCTTCTCCTGATATGGTGTGTGTAATCCAAGTTGGTCCTGGGTTTTAGAAATCCAGATCAAACCaatcaacagtcctggctatcaggggaggtcccaatcgactggcggctagcaaatgtgacgcccatctacaagaagggccggagggcagacccgggaaactacaggcctgtcagtttgacctcagtaccagggaagctcatggagcagatcctcctgagagtcatcacgcagcacttgcaggggaagcaggcgatcaggcccagtcagcatgggtttatgaaaggcaggtcatgcctgacgaacctgatctccttctatgacagagtgacgcgctgggtggatgagggaaaggctgtggatgtggtctaccttgacttcagcaaggcttttgacaccgtctcccacagcattctcctcaagaaactggctgctcttggcttggactggctcacgcttcgttgggttagaaactggctggatagccaggcccaaagagtcgtggtgaatggagccaagtccagttggaggccagtcactagtggcgtcccccagggctcggtgctggggccggtcgtctttaatatcttcattgatgatctggacgagggcatcgagtgcaccctcagtaagttcgcagatgacaccaaattaggtgcgtgtgtcgatctgcttgagggtaggaaagctctgcaggaggatctggataggctgcaccgatgggctgaggtcaactgcatgaagctcaacaaggccaagtgccgggtcctgcacctggggcgcaataaccccaagcagagctacaggctgggagaggaatggttggagagctgccaggcagagaaggagctgggagtgatggtggacagtcggctgaatatgagccagcagtgtgctcaggtggccaagaaggccaacggcatcctggcttgtatcaggaacagcgtgaccagcagggctagggaggtgatcgtccccctgtactcagctctggtgaggccgcacctcgagtactgtgttcagttttgggcccctcgctacaagaaggaggtgcttgagcgggtgcagagaagggcgacgaagctggtgaggggcctggagaacaagtcctacgaggagcggctgagggagctgggcttgttcagcctggagaagaggaggctcaggggcgaccttatcgctctttttaggtacctcaagggaggctgtagcaaggtgggggttggcctgttctcccacatgcctggtgacaggacgagggggaatgggcttaagttgagccaggggagttttaggttagatgttaggaagaacttcttcactgaaagggttgtgaggcattggaacaggctgcccagggaagtggtggagtcaccatccctggaagtcttcaaaagatgtttagatgtagagcttagggatatggtttagtggagggctgttagcgttaggttggaggttggactcgatgaccttgaggtctcttccaacctagaaattctgtgattctgtgattctgtgattcaatgcTGTTAAGCCATTTCTGTCTGCGATGAGTAGCTACCAGGGGACAAATGCTTCCCTAGAGGGCTTATGTCTGAACCTGAGCAAGCACGAGTTTTCACAGCAGACCCTGTGGACTGGGACTACTGTTGGGCTGCTGTAAGAAATGTGGCTTGTGAATCCTGCTGGTGCTCACCATGGGATTTGGTATTCAGTACCAGGAGATAAAGGGGACCTTGGTCACTTATGAAGGTAAGCAGCAGATGAACTGGTTTTCAATAATCTTAGCGACATGTAGGTTTCAAATGTGGATGCATTACTCTGTAAACAACATATATTTGATTGTACTTTTATTTGGACTTTTGTCTGCCCTGTCACAGTGACACAATGAAGAGCATCTGTGCCATCAGTACGGCTGTGGTATCTCATCTAAGCGCCATGCTGGAGACTGGGTGTTGTACAAGGGAAGAAATACAGAGGAAACACAAATTAAGTCAGTGCTGAGGAAGAATTGTGAGAGAGCAGCAAAGCCAGGCAGAGCCATTACTCTTTGGGTGATGCGCTCAGAAGTGCCTGAGCTGTCCTGATGCCCCCCTGCACTGAGGCCAAGGGAGAAACTCAATAACTTCACTCTGCTTCTGTGGTCCTCAGTGCAATTCCCACTGCTGATCTTGCTGAGAAAGACAGGCAGAAACTCCAAAACCCCCAGCCTTTCTGCCTTAGCAAGACCACATGGTCATCTCCTGTTTCCAGCCCTTTTCTCATTCTGCTTCGGGTTGGTGCTTGCACAAAGGTCTCTTTGCTTCTCTCCTCCCcgctggggctgggtgctgagaAGGGGCTGAGCACAGGAGTGATGTGAGTGGAGGGAAATTTTGGGACAGTTCCGGACTGAAAATGAAGTAAGAACAAAAGTGGATAAAATGCACTGGATCAAGTTATGTATCTGCTATTAGTGGCTGGATAAAGAGCCCGGCAGTCCCAAACACACAAAGGATTATAAACACCCAGAGAAATACTCTGTCTATCACCATAGCCACGTATTTCCAATCATCTTCCACctgtaataggaaaaaaaaaaaaaaaggaaaaaagataaactACATGTAATATAAAATTTTGAATTGACGTTATTTGGTAGAAATGCCCATTGTGCTTTTGTACATGGGGAAGGACACACATACAGGCAAGAACATTGCTTGTGGTGTTTATGGTTGTTGCAGTGTCTTTAGAGGGGCTGATTTGCTATCCATATTTACCAATTTTGGCTGAGAACATCAAACACTGTCCTAGCCTACTGATTATTTCTAAGTCTTCAGGTCTGTTGGCAAGCCAACAAGCTGTGACTGAGATGGCAAATAGGACCTGGTCACTTGGTGGGTGCAGAGTGAGCTGATATCACAGCAGGCTGAATCACCACAGCTGCATCTTGCCAGAGGATCCTCTGTGGCCTGATGGCCCACATGAGAGACAATTTGCTGTTCTGGCCTGATTTGCCCCCCTCTCACTCCAGTTAGTCTCAAATGACTTGTCAAAGGGGACAaatggacttcagcaaagcaagCGCCCTGACTGAGCACAGCAGTGTCACCTGCTATGCAAGCCAGAGTGATTTTTGTATCTCTCTGAGAGAGACACCCTACAGCCACACTTGGTGAAGTTGCTGCCCTTTGAGCTGTACCTGTGTGTGAGGACCACTTCAGAAGAGCCTTCACTCATACAAAACTAGCGAGTGGTTAAGGGTTCTCTGCTGAGGGGTCTTCCACTTTCCCAATTTCTTGGTGTTTTCCTCCAAAAGGCTGCTGCTTTactttttgtgaaagaaaacacgGCAAGAACTCCTGATGCTGTAAAGGTTGTCACAATTTTTAAAGGGCATTTATTTATACAGGACGTGCACAATAGCACCCATATGGCTTTGTGTTTCTGGatgaagcagaagcagcctgcAGAATCACTTCCTCAGTGCTTACCTGACAACAACCACCccccctccatttttttttttaacaaaaagagGATTTTCCCCATATTAATAATCCTGCTTCTGATCCTTAGCATGCTTTGAAAGGTAAGCTACAGAGCTGCTGATGCACACGCCAGACTAAGAGTACAATTGCATGTGGCAGAAGAGGTTTGCAAAACGCAAATCAGCATAACTGGCAGTGAAAGACTTATCGGGAGCTGTACAATCGAAGTGGCATGTTAGTTGGACTCCTTCACACAAAGTCTCCTCTTATTTGGAATGCCTCaaagaaagcagctgaatgCAGTGCGTGGGTATATTTTATGCTGCTGTGGCACTGAAAACAGGGCTGAAATGTTGGGGTCTAGCAAAATATTTGGGGTATAGGGTATAGGCACTAAGCAAAGCTCAGTTCAGTCACTGCCTTCCTCTGTGCTGACCAACTGCTGTCTTTTGCTTTGGGCTCACCCATGAGTTCAGTCATCAGGCCTTAACATTAACACATTATTCAAAGTTATTCGTTTTCAGATGAAACCTCTTCTGGACATTtttcaagggggaaaaaatgatttttttgggTTGCATTGAAGTTGCATAAATTTGTACTGATTTCCAACAAAGACTTTTATAGAAAGAATGTgtgtgaataatttttttcacaaaatgtcAGTGTTGTTCTATAGGACAGAAATAACAgcagtatttcattttgaaatggatTTTGCCTTCACATAGCATCTAAAAGCTTCAAAAGCAAATGCAAGAATTTAATGACAGATCAAAGGTAAATGTTTCATTCAGTTCAAAACTCTTCAAAAAAACATCTTGAAGTGTTGGGGAATTTTTATTCCTCGTGAGGCCTTGGTGGGTGTGTGCATGACAGTCTTTCTTGGAGCTGCTTTTAGTTGTGTGTTTACACCTGAGGAATTGGCCCTGGATTCTTAAGATTCCAATGTGCATCACTTTCTATGACAGTAATCCCAGGCAGGATGAAAGATTTATAACCTCACACAAGCTAATGCATTAGTTCAAATGccaaatctattttttcttttttaaatcccctctcctttttatttatttatttatttatttaaggtcTGGCCTTATTCATCTGATGCCTGCTTTTATTCAGCTGTCTTCCCCCCAAGCCAAACTTTTATTTCACAATGTGGTTGCCATGCCATGGCTGGAAATACCACATCGCTGAAGCCACAATTAGTCAAatcataaggaagaaaaaagagaagagaagagaagagaagagaagagaagagaagagaagagaagagaagagaagagaagagaagagaagagaagagaagagaagagaagagaagagaagagaagagaagagaagagaagagaagagaagagaagagaagagaagagaagagaagagaagagaagagaagagaagagaagagaagagaagagaagagaagagaagagaagagaagagaagagaagagaagagaagagaagagaagagaagagaagagaagagaagagaagagaagagaagagaagagaagagaagagaagagaagagaagagaagagaagactgaaactAAGTGTTGGCAACAGCATTCTGAAAGCAATATCTACCAAATATACCGCTAGCTGTGAACAGtccttttccagaaaaacaaaacaaaacaaaactctgtgCAGCTAGACAAGCCCTGCTGTTCAAAAAGCAGTCCCCAAATGTATTTGTTCCCTTGCTAACACAGAAAAGAGGTGTCACTGCTCACCAGGGCTGCAGAGTTCACGAGCCCCAGAAGGGCAGTTCCTTCTGAGGAATTACAGAAGTAGGGCTGGAAGGCACTTTGAAAAACCTCACCT
The sequence above is a segment of the Aythya fuligula isolate bAytFul2 chromosome Z, bAytFul2.pri, whole genome shotgun sequence genome. Coding sequences within it:
- the CHRNB3 gene encoding neuronal acetylcholine receptor subunit beta-3; protein product: MLCLMLCVLCLTHSGVSAFSSVAENEDALLRHLFQGYQKWVRPVQNSNDTIKVLFGLKISQLVDVDEKNQLMTTNVWLKQEWIDHKLSWNPEEYGGITAIRVPSESLWLPDIVLFENADGRFEGSLMTKAIVKYNGVVTWTPPASYKSSCTMDVTFFPFDRQNCSMKFGSWTYDGSMVDLILVDENVDRKDFFDNGEWEILNAKGMKGNRKDGLYSYPFVTYSFVLRRLPLFYTLFLIIPCLGLSFLTVLVFYLPSDEGEKLSLSTSVLVSLTVFLLVIEEIIPSSSKVIPLIGEYLLFIMIFVTLSIIVTVFVINVHHRSSATYHPMAPWVKRLFLQKLPRLLCMKGHVDRYSFSDTEEKEATLKSKLPGKQKHRQAKDGEKMVIAFLEKAADSIRYISRHVKKEHFIRQVVQDWKFVAQVLDRIFLWLFLVASVTGSVLIFTPALQMWLNNTL